The Amycolatopsis sp. QT-25 genomic sequence TCGCGGTCCTGCGCGACGCGAACCTCCGGGTGGAAACCGAGGTCGGCGAGATGCCCGTCGAGCTACTGCGCCAGCTCGACGCCGTCACGGAAATCCTCAAGATCAACCTCGCGCCCGAGACGGCCTCCCGGCTGATCATGGCCTGGACCCAGCTGTTCGGGATGCTCAACTTCGAGCTGTTCGGCCAGTACGTCGGCTCCGTCGACCCGTCGGACGCCTTCTTCACGCACGGGGTCCGTCAGATGGCCGAGTTCACCGGGATCAAGATGACCGGCTGAGCGCGGTCCAAGACCGCATCAGCAGCTGGACGGCGTCCACCACGTCCTCGTCGCCGGTCCCCTCGGGGCTGAGGAAACGCTGCAGCAGGAGACCGTCCTCGAGCGCGTGCAGGATCAACGCGAGGAACGCCGGGTCCGCGGGCGGTTCCGCGCCCCGCGCGGCGAGTTCGGTGCGGATCGAGGTCTCCAGCAGTGCCCTTGTCGACTTCTCGCCTTCGCCGACGAGCGGGCGTGCCTCGGGATTCCGCAACGCGTAAAGGGCCAGCTCGGTGCGCAGGGTGAGCCAGCCGGCGAGGTGTTCGGCGCGTTCGACGTTCCACGCGCGCAGCCGGTCCATCAACTCCGCGAAGGAGCCGACGCCCTCGCGCAACGCGGAGACCTCTTCGGCCTCGCGTTGGGTCCGGCGGCGCAGCAGTTCGACGACCAGCTCGTGCTTGCCGTCGAAGTTGCCGTAGAAGGCCCCTCGGGTGAATCCGGCCCGTTCGGCGATCTGCTCGACGGACGTGCCGTTGACCCCTCGTTCGGAGAACAGCTCGGCGGCCGCCGCGAGCAGGCGCTGCCTGGTCTGCTCGCGGCTTTCTTCCCGCGTCAAGCGTTTCGCCGTCACACGGCGATCTTAGAGCGGTGCCGAATCAGCTCTCCGCGGGAAAACGCACTTCGAGCTCCCGGCTGTTCTTCCGGCCGGTCAGCCACACCCCGGCCGCGAGGACGGCGGCGGCGACCACGACGGCCACCGCGGTGAGCGGCCACCACGCCTGGCTCGCCAGGAGCGCGGCGACGGCGCCGAAGAGAACGGCGACGAGGAGCAACGGCGTGGTCCGGACGACTGTGGCGGCGGGGATGGTGGTCATGGGAGGTTTCCCTTCGGAGCGGGGCGCGGAACACTCGGTTTTCGCGGAGGAGACCGCGCCGGCTCGGTGGCCTTACGCCGAGCGGGGCACGGATCACCCTTCCGGGCGAGATACCGGCGTGGCGGCTAGCGTCACGCCGGAGACGACTCAAGGAAAGGCGGCTCGCGGTGGAGAAGTGGGCGGAGCAGGTCGGCAGGATCCGGGTCATCGGAACCGGGGTGATGGGCCGGGGCATCGTCCAGCTCGCCGTGACGGCGGGGCTCGAGGTCGAGCTCGCCGACGCCCGGCCCGACGCCGTCGGCGAAGCCGTCGACCACGTCGGCGCGATGCTCGGCAAGCTCGCCTCGAAGGGCAAGATCACCGAAGAAGCCGCCACGGCCGCGAGAGGCAGGCTGATCGCCGCCGAAGACCCGCTCGCCCCCGCCGACGGCGTCGACCTCGTCATCGAAGCGGTCCGCGAGGACTTGGAGAGCAAACGCGCGCTGTTCGCCGAACTGGAACGGGTCTGCGGCCCGGACACCGTGTTCGCCACCAACACCAGTTCGCTTTCGGTCACCGAGATCGGTGCCGCGCTGACCGAGCCGGGCCGCTTGCTCGGCCTGCACTTCTTCAATCCGGTCCCGCTGATGCGACTGGTCGAGGTCGTGCCCGGCGCGCGGACCGCCGCATGGCTGCCGCCCGCCGTGACCGAACTCGTCCGCGGCTGGGGGCACGAACCCGTCCTCGCCCGCGACGCACCGGGCTTCCTGGTCAACCACGCCGGCCGCGGGCTGGGCACCGAGGCGCTGCAGATCCTCGCCGAAGGGATCGCGACCCCGGCGGAGGTGGACCGCGTCGCGCGTGACGTGCTCGGTCTGAAACTCGGCCCGTTCGAACTGCTGGACCTCACCGGTCTCGACGTCTCGCACGCCGTGCTCGAAAGCATCTGGAGCGGCTTCCACGGTGAACCGCGGTTGCGGCCGTCGTGGCTGACGCGTCCCCGCGTCGCCGCCGGGCTGTTCGGACGCAAGACCGGCGAGGGCTTCTACCGCCATGTCGACGGGCACCAGCAGGTCGAGCCGGAGGCGGCCGCACCGGAAGCCCCCACCACTCCGGTGTGGGTCGACGACGAACGGCTCGGCACACTGCTCTCGGCGGCGGGGATCCAGGTCGTGCACTCCGCCTACCCGGACACGGTCCTGATCGTCAGCCCGATCGGGGCGTCCACTGTAGACACGGCAGTGGCCGCGGGTCTCCCGGCGGAACGGGTCGTCGGCGTCGACCCCCTCGGCGGCTACGGGAAACGGCTGACGCTTTCGGTCCATCCCGCGCTCGATCCGGCCGCCGGCCGCACCGCCTGGGGCGCGCTCGCCGCGACCGGGCTGCCGGTGACCGTGGTCCGCGACGGCCCCGCGCCGATCGCGCAGCGGCTGCTGGCGTCGATCGTCAACACCGCCTGCTTCATCGCCGGACAGTGGCTCGCCACGCCGGAGGACATCGACACCGCCGTCCGGCTCGGCCTCGGCTACCCACGCGGCCCGCTGACCTGGGGTGACGAAGCGGGTGCGGACCTCGTACTGCGGGTCCTGCGCGGCCTGGTCGCGAGCACCGGCGACCAGCGTTACCGGCCGAGCGCCTGGCTGACCGAACGGGTCGCGCTCGGCCTGCCGCTCACCTCGACGGGCACCGTCCCTGCCGACCTCCTGCGCTGACCATCGATACCGGGCGCAGTCCTCGCTGAAGTCACTGAAACCCCTGAAGCCCCTGAAGCCCCTGAAGCCCCTGAAGCCCCTGAAACCACTGTGGGCGACCTGACCGGAAAGCCAGAAGGCCTCCTCCCCCCGGCTGAGCCGGGGGAAGGAGGCCTTCACGCCTGACCGGTGCCTACCAGGGGCGGTCGGTCACCGCACCGTTGGAGGCGTTCCAGAACACGTAGCCGCCCTGGAAGTTGTTCTGCCTTCCGCCGGTGACGACGATTTCGTCGGTGGTCGGGTAACGCAGGTAAGAACGTTCCCAGCCGAGCGCCGCCCAACGCTTGCGGATCTCGCCCCACACGCCGTGCGCGTCGGTCGCCATCGACCAGTAGATGGAACCGGCCTTGGTGAAGTGGGTGTACCGGCCGACACCGTCCGGGGTCGCCGCCTCGTCGGTGGCCGGGTAGCCCATGGGCCCGGCTTCCCAGCCGAGTGCCTCCCAGCGGACCCGGATCCGGCCGTGGATCGCCCTCGCGTCAGTCTGGGCGGTGTAGTAGATCGAAGCGGCCTTGCTGAAGTGGTTGTAGCGGCCGAGTCCGTCCGGAGTACCCGCCTCGTCGGTGCTCGGGTAACCCAGCGGTCCCCGCTCCCAGTCGAGCGACGCCCACTTCTGCCGGATCCTGCCGTAGATCGGGTGGGCTCCGGTGTTCACGGTGTAGTAGATCGACGCCTGCAGCACGCCCGGCCAGACCGGGAAGTGGTTGTACCGGGCGACACCGTCCGGAGTGGCCTGTTCGTCGGTGGCGGGCGGACCGAACTTCACGTGCCCACCGGCGGCGAGGTACTTCTTGAGGATCTCGCCTTCGATCTGCTTGACGCCCGTCTCCTTCGACCAGTACAGCCGCCCGCGCTCGTAGGTGCGGAAGCGGACCGTGCCGTCGACGGCTTCGGGTGCGGTCGGCGCGCCGAGCCGCTGCGCCAGCGCGGGTTCGTCGCGGTAGCGCTTGTCGATCGGCGTGATGTAGTTCGCCGTGATCGTCTGGTCGGTGGTGCCCATGGTGATGTTCGTCAGCCGCCCGGTGGCCCCGTTCGACCAACCGGTGAAGGTCGACGAACCGTCGGAAGCGACCTCGGCCGCCTGGATCTCGACGGTCGCGCCTTCGACCACCATCGCCGAGATGGCCCCGCCCTCCGGCGTGATGCCGAGCGCCGCGGCGACGTTGCTGGTCAGGGTCAGCCGGTGCTCGCGCGGCTTCGCGACGTAGGTCTTCGAAACCGTGACACCGGCGCTGTCGGTCGCCGTCGCGGTGAACTCCAGGTTGGAGTCCGTGTGGTCGGTGAACGGCATGGTGAACTCGGGGCCGGTGCCGCCGCGGTCCGGATGCGCGTGGCAGACCGCGTTCTCCGGGCAGTGCCGGACCAGCGTGGTCCAGGTGACCGGGAGGGCGCCGTCCTCGGTGTCGGTGATGGTCGCGCCGACCTTGACCTCCTCGCCGACCGCGAACAGGCGGTCACCGGGGTCGGTCATGAGCAGTTTCGGCGAGTGGTTTCCGGGCGCCACGGCGATGTCCGTGCTCCCGGACGCCCGCAGGCCGTCCTTCACCGTCAGTTTCGCGGTGAACTTCTCGGTCCCGGCCGCGTAGGTGTGGCTGACCTTCGCACCGGTGCCGGTGGTGCCGTCACCGAAGTCCCACTCGTAGGTCAGCGGGTCGTTGTCGAAGTCGTAGGAACCGCTGCCGTCGAAGGAGACCGTGCGGGTTTCGGGGTTCGTCTCCGAAGTGGCCACCGCGACGGGCGCCTTGTTCCCCGTGGTGTAGCTGAGCCGTCGCAGCAGACCGGTGTAGATGTCGGCGTAGACGATGTCGCCGTTGGCCGCGGCCAGGAACTTGACCGGACCGCCGATACCGGTGAACTTCGGCGGCGTCTCCTGCGGCCGGACGACCCGGCCCTGCGTGTCGTACTTGGCCGTCCACAGCTTCTGAGTGGCGTAGTCGCCGAAGAAGTACGCGCCCCGGTATTCCTCCGGGTACGACTCTCCATTGTAGACAATGCCGGCGGTGATGCTGTTGCCGTTGTCGATGCCCTGCCCGTGGCGGACCGCCAGCATCGGCGGGGTGTTCACGGCCGAAGCGCACTGCGGCATCGCGGAGAAACCGTCGGCGGGCTGGTTGCCCTCGAAGCACGGCCAGCCGTGGTTCGCGCCCTTCTGGACGAAATTGATCTCTTCCCAGGTGCCCCAGCCGACGTCGCCGACCACCGGGAGGCCGGTGCTGGCGTCGAGGCTGAACCGGAACGGGCTGCGGAAGCCGCTCGCGAACACCTTGGAACGCAGCGAGTTCGGGTTCGCCGCGGTGTAGTACGGGTTGTCCGGCACGCCGGCGCCGTCCGCGGTGAGGTGGAAGATCTTGCCGAAGATCTTGTCGAGGTCGTACACGTTGAGCGCGAACGGGTCGGCCGCGCCCTGGAAACGGGAGCTGTCGCCGGTCGAGACCCACACCGTGCCGTCGGGGGCGGCCACGACACCGGTGATGCCGTGGATGTCGGTGTTGGCGGCGCCCTCGATGAGCACCTTCTCCCCGGTCAGCCCGGTCGGCCGGTCGGTGCCGGAGACAGTCCAGCGCGAGGCGCGCAGGGCGATCCCGCCGCCGGCGACGTCGATCGCGCGGGCCGTGTAGATCGCGCGGGAGGTGGCGTAGTCGGGTGCGATCGCGATGCCGACCAGCCCGAGGTCGCCGGTGCTGCGAACGGGCAGGGTGGCGATGCTCTGCGCCTGCCCGGTGGCGGACACCCAGGCGACGTTGCCCTGCTTGCCGGTGGTCAGCATGGAGCCGTCGGGCAGGTACGCGAAGTCGGTCAGATCGTATGGAGCCTGCCCGCTCTGCTGGTCACGCAGGACGAAGCCGGGCGGCAGAACGGGTGCGGCGGACGCGGAAGTCGACGTCAGCGGTACCAGCAAGGTCACTATCAGCAACGTCACGACGGCGTGACACAGCACACGGAATTTCGAAGGCATGCAAGGGCCCCTTCCCCAGTCGAACGTCTCATCGACGGGACCTAGGTGGGTATTTCACACTTTCGAGTGCCTTTATCGAATTGTGATCACCACCGGCGGTCGCCGTGGAGCGACGTCTTCTGGAGACGGTCAGGCCACGACCTGCACCACGTCGCCGCTCTGCAGAGTCGTGAAGTACTTCTGCGAAGCCGCCGCGGCCAGGTGGATGCAGCCGTGCGAGTACACCGAGAGGCTGCCGGTGTGGAACGCGATGCCCGGCAGGAAGAACACCGAGTTCGGCATCGGCGCGTCGAACTCCTTCGAATGGTAGTTCTTGACCTTGGCCGAAACGTGGAAGACACCGGTCGGCGTGGCGTGCCCCTTCTTGCCGGGCAGCTGCTTGACCGGGCCATAGACGACCTTGCCGTCCTGCAGCAGCCAGGTCTTCAACGCGGAGAGGTCCACGCAGGCGCTCACGCCCGGTGAGGCCAGGGCGGCCTTGCAGGGGACGTCGGCGGCGTTCGCGGCGGGCTTGGCCGCCGGTTTCGGCGTGGGTTTCGGCGTCGGCTTGGCCTTCGAAGACGTCGGCTTCGGCTTGGAACTGGAGCTGCTCGGCGTCGGCGACGGCGTCGTCGATGAGGACGTGGCGGGGGCCGAAGACGGTGCCGACGTGGTCGTGGTCCCGCCCGCCGGGTCGCCCTGCGCGACGGCGCCGCCGGCGGGCGCGCTGCCGCCGGCGTTGCCGGAACACGCGGTCAGCACCAGCGCCGTGGCCAATGCGCCCACCCCCACCAGGAACTTCTTCACGACCGGTACCCCCGTTGCCCGTATTCCTGCTGACATGGATAAAGACGGCGGTCCCCCGTCCCGGGTTGTTGATCGAAAGGTCACGATCGCGTCTCAGGGCACGCGGCCCACGACCCGCGCGTACATCCGGCCCGGATTGGCGCCTTCGTCGAGATAGCCGGGCAGCGGCGGCAGGTCGCGCGCGAACACGGCCAGCCGCCCGAACAGCTCGTCCGCGTCGGGCGGACGCCGTTCCGGGTCCTTCTCCAGGAGATCCGCGAGCAGCACCTTGAGTCCAACGGGGATGCCGTCCACTTCGGCGGGGCTCTCCTTGACCTGCTTCTCGAAGACCGCGTACGCCGTCGGGCCGGTGAAGAGCTGCCTGCCGGTCAGCATCTCGTGCAGGACGCAGCCCAGCGCGTACAGATCGCTGCGCGGACCGGCGATCCCGCGCTGGATCTGCTCGGGCGCCATGTACGCGGGAGTGCCCAGGATCTGCCCGGCGCGGGTGAACTGGGCGACGTCGGTCTCGCGCAGCATCGCGAGCCCGAAGTCGAGCACCTTCACGCTGCCGTCGGGGCACAACATCAGGTTGGTGGGCTTGAGATCGCGATGGCAGATGGACAACGCGTGCGCGGCGGACAGCACGGCGCACGCCTGCGCCGCGATCGCGGCCGCCCACGGCACCGGCAGCGGCCCGTGTTCGGCGGCGAGATCGGCGACGGTCACCCCCTCGATGAACTGCATGACCTGGTACAGCCGCTCGTCGTAGGTGCCGAAGTCGTAGAGCGTCGGCGCGCCCGCGTGTTCCAGGGTCGCGAGGATCCGCGCCTCGCGGATGAACCGCTGCTCGAGTTCGGCGTCCGGACCGCCGGGAAGCCCGAGGAACTTCACCGCCACGCGGCGGCCGAGATGCCGGTCGTGGCCCGCGTAGACCGCGCCCATCCCACCCCGGCCGAGCGGCAGCTCGTCGAGTTCGTAGCGATCGGCGATCAGCAACCTCGTCCCCTCCACCACCACCCTCGACGGAGAAGCTTCGCTTCCGGCAACTATCCGTTCCCCGGCCTCAGTTGCCCTTCCGTCAGCCCGGCCAAGCCTAGCCGCACCAGCTCCAGGCCCGATTCCGCCGCCTCACGCAGGGCGGCCTCGAAGGCGGCGAGCCGGGTGAACGCCGCCCCGTAGGCCCGCTGTGTCTCGATGGGCAGGCGCGGGATCCGGGTGCGCCTGAGGTCGATCCTCGTCGACGACGTCGGCGCGACCTGCCCGGCCGCGCGCAGGCAACCGGCGAGGAACGCGGCGTCCAGCCGTTCGGGATCGGTGCGGTACCTCGACATCGTCGGCTCGACCACTACCGTCTCTCCATTGTGGACATATGCGGGCGCGGCGGGCGACGCGACGACATCCCCCTCCTCCACCGATTCCGGCACGGTGAGCACCCCGGACTTCAGCAGCTCGCCGATCGTGGTGAACGTCGGCTTCTCGTCGGAAATCCTCAGCGACGGCGGTTCCGGCCGGATCCCGTCGAACTGCCTTCGGGCTTCCAGGAATGCCTCGCCCACGTGTTCGTCCCGCGCCTGATGCCGCCCCGGGGAAAGGTCGATCTCCTCGTCGAGCAGGTCGATGATCCGGACCGCCCCCGGCACCTCGGCGCCGCGCAGATGCGCCCACCACTGTTCCTCCACGGTGGACGGATCGGCCAGCAGGAGCAGCCGGGACGGCGGCCGCTCGCCCGGTTCCGGGCGCCGCAACAGCCAGAGATCCGCTCCGCCGACGGTCACCACCGCGCACAAAGCCCCGGCCCGCAGCAGGTTCCCGCGGATCCGCCGACCGGTGCGGCGTCCGGCGGCGGCGGGCGGCATGCGGATCACGACCAGCCCGCCGGGCTTCACATGCGCGAGACAGTGCTGCACCCACGCCAGTTCCGGTTCGCCGCGCGGCGGCTGGCCGTACTCCCAGCGCGGGTCGCCGACGAGGTCGTCGTAGCCCCATTCGCGTTCGTTGAACGGCGGATCGCAGACGACGGCGTCCGCGAGAACCCCTTCGTAGGAGTCCATCGACAGCGCGTCGGCGCCGTACATCTCCATGTCGGCCCCCGCGAGCAGCAGCCGGTGCGCGGCGATGCACGAGGTCGCCGGATCGTCGACCTGCCCGAGCAGCCGGGTCCCGCCGGAGGCGAGCAGCAGCGTCCCGAGTCCGCACGCGGGGTCGAGCACGACGCCGGGTTCGGGACCGATGAGGCGGGCCATCAGCGTGGCCACCGGTTCCGGGGTGACGGACAACTGCCGCGAGTGCGCCTCGACGTAGCGCTCACACAGGAACTCGTAGGCCTCGCGCACGCCTCGCTCGTCGGCGAAGCGGTCCAGCAGGCCAAGCAGTTCGGCGTCGTCGTAACGGGCCGAAAAGGTCCACTCGCCTCGCCGGGTCAGGTACGACCCCACCCGGCCGACCCGCAGGCCCAGTGACAGGTCGTCCCCGAGGTTGCGCAGCCGCTGCCAGACCCGGTCGCCCAGCGAGATCTCGACGGGTTTGCCGCGCTCACGCAGCCAGTGTTCGACGTGG encodes the following:
- a CDS encoding TetR/AcrR family transcriptional regulator, whose translation is MTAKRLTREESREQTRQRLLAAAAELFSERGVNGTSVEQIAERAGFTRGAFYGNFDGKHELVVELLRRRTQREAEEVSALREGVGSFAELMDRLRAWNVERAEHLAGWLTLRTELALYALRNPEARPLVGEGEKSTRALLETSIRTELAARGAEPPADPAFLALILHALEDGLLLQRFLSPEGTGDEDVVDAVQLLMRSWTALSRSS
- a CDS encoding 3-hydroxyacyl-CoA dehydrogenase, which gives rise to MEKWAEQVGRIRVIGTGVMGRGIVQLAVTAGLEVELADARPDAVGEAVDHVGAMLGKLASKGKITEEAATAARGRLIAAEDPLAPADGVDLVIEAVREDLESKRALFAELERVCGPDTVFATNTSSLSVTEIGAALTEPGRLLGLHFFNPVPLMRLVEVVPGARTAAWLPPAVTELVRGWGHEPVLARDAPGFLVNHAGRGLGTEALQILAEGIATPAEVDRVARDVLGLKLGPFELLDLTGLDVSHAVLESIWSGFHGEPRLRPSWLTRPRVAAGLFGRKTGEGFYRHVDGHQQVEPEAAAPEAPTTPVWVDDERLGTLLSAAGIQVVHSAYPDTVLIVSPIGASTVDTAVAAGLPAERVVGVDPLGGYGKRLTLSVHPALDPAAGRTAWGALAATGLPVTVVRDGPAPIAQRLLASIVNTACFIAGQWLATPEDIDTAVRLGLGYPRGPLTWGDEAGADLVLRVLRGLVASTGDQRYRPSAWLTERVALGLPLTSTGTVPADLLR
- a CDS encoding N-6 DNA methylase; the protein is MEEQATVNAADIARIAGVGRAAVSNWRRRYGDFPPPVGGTASSPLFSLVHVEHWLRERGKPVEISLGDRVWQRLRNLGDDLSLGLRVGRVGSYLTRRGEWTFSARYDDAELLGLLDRFADERGVREAYEFLCERYVEAHSRQLSVTPEPVATLMARLIGPEPGVVLDPACGLGTLLLASGGTRLLGQVDDPATSCIAAHRLLLAGADMEMYGADALSMDSYEGVLADAVVCDPPFNEREWGYDDLVGDPRWEYGQPPRGEPELAWVQHCLAHVKPGGLVVIRMPPAAAGRRTGRRIRGNLLRAGALCAVVTVGGADLWLLRRPEPGERPPSRLLLLADPSTVEEQWWAHLRGAEVPGAVRIIDLLDEEIDLSPGRHQARDEHVGEAFLEARRQFDGIRPEPPSLRISDEKPTFTTIGELLKSGVLTVPESVEEGDVVASPAAPAYVHNGETVVVEPTMSRYRTDPERLDAAFLAGCLRAAGQVAPTSSTRIDLRRTRIPRLPIETQRAYGAAFTRLAAFEAALREAAESGLELVRLGLAGLTEGQLRPGNG
- a CDS encoding PQQ-dependent sugar dehydrogenase, which translates into the protein MPSKFRVLCHAVVTLLIVTLLVPLTSTSASAAPVLPPGFVLRDQQSGQAPYDLTDFAYLPDGSMLTTGKQGNVAWVSATGQAQSIATLPVRSTGDLGLVGIAIAPDYATSRAIYTARAIDVAGGGIALRASRWTVSGTDRPTGLTGEKVLIEGAANTDIHGITGVVAAPDGTVWVSTGDSSRFQGAADPFALNVYDLDKIFGKIFHLTADGAGVPDNPYYTAANPNSLRSKVFASGFRSPFRFSLDASTGLPVVGDVGWGTWEEINFVQKGANHGWPCFEGNQPADGFSAMPQCASAVNTPPMLAVRHGQGIDNGNSITAGIVYNGESYPEEYRGAYFFGDYATQKLWTAKYDTQGRVVRPQETPPKFTGIGGPVKFLAAANGDIVYADIYTGLLRRLSYTTGNKAPVAVATSETNPETRTVSFDGSGSYDFDNDPLTYEWDFGDGTTGTGAKVSHTYAAGTEKFTAKLTVKDGLRASGSTDIAVAPGNHSPKLLMTDPGDRLFAVGEEVKVGATITDTEDGALPVTWTTLVRHCPENAVCHAHPDRGGTGPEFTMPFTDHTDSNLEFTATATDSAGVTVSKTYVAKPREHRLTLTSNVAAALGITPEGGAISAMVVEGATVEIQAAEVASDGSSTFTGWSNGATGRLTNITMGTTDQTITANYITPIDKRYRDEPALAQRLGAPTAPEAVDGTVRFRTYERGRLYWSKETGVKQIEGEILKKYLAAGGHVKFGPPATDEQATPDGVARYNHFPVWPGVLQASIYYTVNTGAHPIYGRIRQKWASLDWERGPLGYPSTDEAGTPDGLGRYNHFSKAASIYYTAQTDARAIHGRIRVRWEALGWEAGPMGYPATDEAATPDGVGRYTHFTKAGSIYWSMATDAHGVWGEIRKRWAALGWERSYLRYPTTDEIVVTGGRQNNFQGGYVFWNASNGAVTDRPW
- a CDS encoding serine/threonine-protein kinase; this encodes MLIADRYELDELPLGRGGMGAVYAGHDRHLGRRVAVKFLGLPGGPDAELEQRFIREARILATLEHAGAPTLYDFGTYDERLYQVMQFIEGVTVADLAAEHGPLPVPWAAAIAAQACAVLSAAHALSICHRDLKPTNLMLCPDGSVKVLDFGLAMLRETDVAQFTRAGQILGTPAYMAPEQIQRGIAGPRSDLYALGCVLHEMLTGRQLFTGPTAYAVFEKQVKESPAEVDGIPVGLKVLLADLLEKDPERRPPDADELFGRLAVFARDLPPLPGYLDEGANPGRMYARVVGRVP
- a CDS encoding L,D-transpeptidase, producing MKKFLVGVGALATALVLTACSGNAGGSAPAGGAVAQGDPAGGTTTTSAPSSAPATSSSTTPSPTPSSSSSKPKPTSSKAKPTPKPTPKPAAKPAANAADVPCKAALASPGVSACVDLSALKTWLLQDGKVVYGPVKQLPGKKGHATPTGVFHVSAKVKNYHSKEFDAPMPNSVFFLPGIAFHTGSLSVYSHGCIHLAAAASQKYFTTLQSGDVVQVVA